In Candidatus Vicinibacter proximus, the following are encoded in one genomic region:
- a CDS encoding MmcQ/YjbR family DNA-binding protein has translation MYNLESLKDNLRSMPGCSEVLHFEKTAYRTKKRIFASLHENGDKLTVKLSPVQQSVYTGLQGVLRVPNKWGEQGWTNININETDPDIILEMCKLAYLGALK, from the coding sequence ATGTATAACTTAGAATCTCTTAAAGATAATCTACGCTCGATGCCCGGATGCAGTGAAGTTCTACATTTTGAAAAAACTGCCTATCGGACAAAAAAGAGAATTTTTGCAAGCTTACATGAGAACGGGGATAAATTAACTGTCAAACTCAGTCCTGTACAGCAATCTGTCTATACAGGATTGCAAGGTGTGTTAAGGGTCCCAAATAAATGGGGAGAACAAGGATGGACAAACATCAATATAAATGAAACGGATCCAGATATTATTCTTGAAATGTGTAAACTTGCATACTTGGGTGCATTAAAATGA
- a CDS encoding MBL fold metallo-hydrolase, whose amino-acid sequence MYKVKANLIVPSRFLKFLFTSSLLVFLFASCHPIKDIFSQNKPNSPIKNPYLVVLGTVQDAGSPQAGCTKDCCKNLFTNPDQSRKVVSLGLIDPVENKKYLFEASPDFVGQLGNLNKLMEYSKSELPDAIFLSHAHIGHYTGLMYLGKESMNSKNVLVYAMPRMTQFLQSNGPWDQLIKQGNIKILMMQNEENVILKKGLNIQPILVPHREEYSETVGFIFYGPNKKALFIPDIDKWQKWEIDIKQLVLQMDYVFIDGTFYDGTEINHRNIEEIPHPFIIESMKLFSDIDVKDKAKIHFIHFNHTNPVLNLKSKEAKQVLKNGFKIARMHDKFEL is encoded by the coding sequence ATGTACAAAGTGAAAGCTAACTTAATCGTTCCATCCAGGTTTTTAAAATTTCTCTTTACATCGAGTCTGTTGGTCTTTCTTTTTGCATCATGCCATCCAATAAAGGATATCTTTTCTCAAAACAAACCAAATTCACCAATAAAAAACCCATACCTAGTTGTATTGGGAACGGTTCAGGATGCTGGCTCACCACAGGCTGGATGCACAAAAGACTGTTGCAAAAACCTATTTACCAATCCTGACCAATCTAGAAAAGTGGTTAGTCTTGGTCTTATTGACCCTGTTGAAAATAAGAAATATTTGTTCGAAGCCAGTCCGGATTTTGTTGGTCAATTGGGGAATCTTAACAAGCTAATGGAATATTCAAAAAGCGAACTACCTGATGCAATTTTCTTAAGTCATGCACACATCGGTCATTATACAGGATTGATGTATCTGGGAAAAGAATCCATGAATTCAAAAAATGTATTGGTGTATGCCATGCCTAGGATGACACAATTTCTTCAGTCAAACGGACCTTGGGATCAATTGATCAAACAAGGCAATATTAAGATTCTCATGATGCAGAACGAGGAAAATGTCATACTCAAAAAAGGATTGAACATTCAACCCATTCTTGTCCCTCATCGTGAGGAATATTCAGAAACAGTTGGGTTTATCTTTTACGGACCAAATAAAAAAGCATTATTTATTCCGGACATAGATAAATGGCAAAAATGGGAAATAGATATTAAACAACTTGTTCTGCAAATGGATTATGTCTTTATTGATGGAACATTCTATGATGGCACAGAAATCAACCACAGAAATATTGAGGAAATTCCACATCCATTTATCATTGAAAGCATGAAACTTTTTTCAGATATAGACGTCAAGGATAAAGCCAAGATACATTTTATTCACTTTAACCACACCAATCCTGTCCTTAATTTAAAAAGTAAGGAGGCAAAACAAGTGCTTAAAAATGGATTTAAAATCGCCCGAATGCATGATAAATTTGAATTGTAA
- a CDS encoding antibiotic biosynthesis monooxygenase produces the protein MDQWPKPYYAVIFTSKRTSLDEGYGEMATKMEELSSRQDGFLGIESARSEIGITVSYWKTLEAIRNWKENSEHTIAQKLGKKMWYEWYHMSICKVERAYEFHLDAENEKRKN, from the coding sequence ATGGATCAATGGCCAAAACCTTATTATGCAGTCATCTTTACTTCAAAAAGAACCTCTTTGGATGAGGGATACGGTGAAATGGCTACAAAAATGGAAGAACTTTCTTCAAGACAGGATGGATTCTTGGGAATTGAAAGTGCCAGATCCGAAATCGGCATTACAGTTTCTTACTGGAAGACCCTTGAGGCCATTAGAAACTGGAAAGAAAATTCAGAACATACCATTGCACAGAAACTCGGCAAAAAAATGTGGTATGAATGGTACCACATGAGCATATGCAAAGTAGAAAGAGCTTATGAATTTCATCTGGATGCAGAGAATGAAAAACGGAAAAATTAA
- a CDS encoding CsbD family protein codes for MNSTELKGNWNEQKGKLKQKFAELTDDDLMFGEGKMEEMIGKLQIKLGKSKEEWQKMMAEL; via the coding sequence ATGAATTCAACAGAGTTAAAGGGAAATTGGAACGAGCAAAAAGGGAAACTAAAACAAAAATTTGCTGAACTGACTGACGATGATCTTATGTTTGGTGAAGGTAAGATGGAAGAAATGATTGGTAAGTTACAAATAAAGCTTGGTAAGTCCAAAGAAGAATGGCAGAAGATGATGGCCGAACTGTAA
- a CDS encoding DUF3494 domain-containing protein produces MKYYILYAFILTLLSLLPRTAYTQAPNLGTTSTFALFTAAGAFNNNGTTTVVGDIGTNVGAFSGFPPGIVAGQIHVADPVTAQAAVDVDAAYMQLDGLPCGAVIGTTLGNNQTLMPNIYCLGAASVINGDLILDGQCDPNALFIFQIDGALSTNVSARVILINSASICNVYWQVNGAFSLGDNSVFRGTLIGNGAISLLQGSSLLGRGLSRAGAIELHTNVVNIDTKPTASNISANGPSTFCVGDSVVLTGNCGGTWNTGSTVLAITVKISGDYFVTNINSCGSSVSNHIQVIANPVPVCSINGLSDICEGQSTNLCSPPGAASYLWNTGAVTNCILVRDAGVYSVTVLDLNGCSSTCSRTVTTIPIPVCTISGNSVICDGQSTELCSPSGSASYLWSTGQTTSCIPVSLGGNFLVTVTDASGCSSVCNKVVSLLPLPSCNISGNATFCEGQSTELCAPSGSASYLWSTGETTNCITVSVAGNFIVTVTSMAGCINTCSIVVNELPLPVCSISGNAVICTGQSTELCSPAGSASYLWNTGQTNNCIIVSVAGTYSVTVTDALGCMSICSKVVTILPAPVCTISGNAILCEGQSTELCAPAGASNYLWSTGQTTNCIIVNSAGNYSVVVTDAAGCSSTCNKSVIIIIPPACNISGSNFICVGQSIPLCVPAGSYAYIWNTGQTTNCISINSAGNYTVTITDALGCTSSCAKQVTSSPLPICNITGKDNFCTNGEQILLCATTGAFSYLWNTGETTSCINIFNVGIYAVTITNAAGCNSSCSKTIYFQPLPDCVISGDEFICQAGQNIELCTPPGSASYHWSNGKTTNCITINTAGTYLLTITDASGCTSTCSKTVSLNPFPFCQISGLDFICAEGQEIQLCVPAGASSYLWNTGAMTNCIMVSWPGKYEVSITNANGCVSKCSKTIIITPFADCQILGSNSICSGQPSQLCASPIGLNYLWSTGQTSGCIEVINAGTYTLTVTNTNGCTSVCEKNMLNAISPDCTITGNNVICEGFTTTFCAPEGAVSYLWNNGMTSQCITISTPANYKVTVTSASGCSSICSKTAILNPLPICDINGKNSICQSGQNIKICSPPGIGTYIWNTGQISNCISIDTPGTFTVTVTSALGCSSVCSKTIFLDSIPDCTISGDGFICELGQATTLCAPTGAKGYLWSTGQKTNCITVNLPGTYIVTVTNFEGCSSSCSKVVSLYSSPTCIITGGDIICLEGQSISLCTPSGAISYQWNTGQNTNCIAVNLPGSYSVTITHQNGCISTCTKLVSLNTSPTCTIIGDTFICDTLKNIILCTPTGAQSYLWNTGHSTNCISINLPGTYSVSVTNMNGCVSICSKNVVFNPLPYCLITGDAFICGEGKSSTLCVPTGATSYLWSNGQTTNCIQVNTPGNYSVTITHANGCVSTCVKEVVLNPTPACSISGDEIICGIGRSAALCVPEGAAAYWWNTNQTERCIDVSLPGTYSITVTNTNGCISKCSKIVLLDSLVQCNITGDDLICEEGGLTTLCASVGAKSYHWNTGDTTHCLSVSLPGLYSLTTTNSNGCINTCDRTVIRSAGSGCIITGNNFICNGEATLLCAPSSCAAYKWSNGDTTSCIIVRSSGLYSVTITGMNGCVSICSLNVLDTSARSCIISGITTVCEGQPTLLCAPSGCSEYLWNNGARTGCILAKNPGIYSVTITNKNGCSSICSVMVTLEPSVSCLISGKTTVCEGQPTLLCAPPGCVEYRWNTGARTSCIMASLPGMYSVSLTNGNGCISTCCVSVSETQASTCLITGNQIICPGQPTLLCAPDGCAQYLWNTGDTTNCIIARIAGMYSVTVSNANGCTTSCCMEITESQAPNCLITGNTKIENGKSTLLCAPANYVSYLWNTGDTSACVLIRQAGKYTVTVTGDNGCSSSCCVEINQAQSLQCLITGVDSICMGHSNLLCGPTGCISYLWNTGDTTSCILIQNAGNYSLSVKYPDGSIKICSLLVVEKESPPCLISGNNSICQGQSSELCVIETQGATYLWNTGQTTRCIIIDSAGTYSVTVTLNACQRTCSFNVGKSQNLLSKITGNLYPKKGKITTLCAPSDQRFYLWNTGATTSCIEARAGYYSVVVTNTNGCISTGTAHVRQTASDINWVAKDQSFLTKGVVNINIYPNPFKDYTNIEFHCTSTIEKLTIELYSINGKRIAVLFDHQIYEGNSYSVVLNSEHLPEGIYICKVIHGDEIVNKKVLLIR; encoded by the coding sequence ATGAAGTACTATATTCTCTACGCTTTTATTCTAACACTTCTCAGCTTATTGCCGCGTACAGCATACACCCAGGCTCCAAATTTAGGAACTACTTCAACTTTTGCACTGTTCACTGCAGCAGGTGCTTTTAACAACAATGGCACAACAACAGTAGTAGGGGATATTGGTACTAATGTAGGTGCATTCTCAGGTTTTCCTCCTGGAATTGTCGCCGGCCAGATTCATGTAGCTGATCCTGTAACTGCACAGGCAGCAGTGGATGTCGATGCTGCTTATATGCAATTAGACGGATTACCTTGTGGTGCAGTGATTGGCACTACATTAGGAAACAATCAAACTTTAATGCCGAACATTTATTGTTTAGGAGCTGCATCTGTGATAAATGGGGATCTCATTTTGGATGGTCAGTGTGACCCAAATGCATTATTTATTTTCCAGATTGATGGTGCACTTTCTACGAATGTTTCTGCCAGAGTTATTTTAATTAATTCTGCATCTATTTGTAATGTTTACTGGCAGGTAAATGGCGCTTTTTCATTAGGTGACAATTCTGTGTTTCGAGGAACTTTAATAGGAAATGGAGCCATCAGTCTTTTACAAGGATCTAGTCTGTTAGGAAGAGGACTTTCTCGTGCAGGTGCAATTGAGTTACATACCAATGTTGTAAATATAGATACCAAACCTACGGCATCAAATATTTCTGCAAATGGTCCTTCTACATTTTGTGTAGGAGATAGTGTGGTTTTAACAGGCAATTGCGGTGGAACCTGGAATACCGGTTCCACGGTTTTAGCCATAACTGTAAAAATATCAGGAGATTATTTTGTAACCAATATAAATTCATGCGGAAGTTCTGTTTCAAATCATATTCAAGTTATTGCCAATCCAGTTCCGGTTTGTTCCATTAATGGATTATCGGACATTTGTGAAGGACAGTCCACCAACCTTTGTTCTCCTCCTGGAGCCGCAAGTTATCTTTGGAATACCGGGGCAGTAACGAATTGTATTTTGGTGCGTGATGCTGGAGTTTATAGCGTTACAGTTTTAGACTTAAACGGATGCAGCAGCACATGTAGCAGGACCGTGACCACCATACCAATACCAGTGTGCACAATAAGCGGAAATTCGGTAATTTGTGATGGTCAATCCACGGAACTTTGTTCCCCTTCTGGTTCTGCAAGTTATTTGTGGAGCACAGGACAAACTACCAGTTGTATTCCTGTTAGTTTGGGCGGAAATTTTTTGGTGACAGTTACGGATGCCTCAGGTTGTAGTAGTGTGTGTAACAAGGTTGTAAGTTTGTTGCCATTACCATCCTGCAATATCAGTGGAAATGCAACATTTTGTGAAGGGCAGTCCACGGAACTTTGTGCGCCATCTGGTTCTGCAAGTTATTTGTGGAGCACAGGGGAAACTACTAATTGTATCACAGTAAGTGTTGCTGGAAATTTTATAGTTACAGTAACAAGTATGGCAGGGTGTATAAACACTTGCAGTATTGTTGTTAATGAACTTCCATTGCCCGTTTGTTCCATCAGTGGCAATGCTGTAATTTGTACGGGACAATCTACGGAACTTTGTTCTCCTGCTGGTTCTGCAAGTTACTTGTGGAATACTGGTCAAACAAATAATTGCATCATTGTAAGTGTGGCCGGGACTTATTCTGTAACCGTGACAGATGCATTAGGGTGTATGAGTATTTGTAGTAAAGTTGTAACAATACTTCCGGCTCCGGTTTGTACCATCAGCGGAAATGCAATCCTTTGTGAGGGACAAAGCACAGAGCTTTGTGCACCTGCAGGAGCATCTAATTATCTATGGAGTACCGGACAGACAACAAATTGTATCATCGTAAATTCAGCAGGTAATTACAGTGTAGTGGTAACTGATGCTGCAGGATGTAGCAGCACTTGCAATAAAAGTGTAATCATAATCATTCCACCGGCATGTAATATTAGTGGAAGTAATTTTATTTGTGTAGGCCAAAGCATTCCACTTTGTGTACCTGCTGGATCGTATGCGTACATTTGGAATACCGGTCAGACAACAAATTGTATTTCGATAAATAGTGCAGGAAATTATACGGTTACTATAACTGATGCACTTGGCTGTACCAGCAGTTGTGCCAAACAAGTAACATCAAGTCCACTGCCTATTTGTAATATTACCGGTAAGGATAATTTTTGTACTAATGGAGAGCAAATATTACTTTGCGCTACAACAGGAGCATTTAGTTATTTGTGGAATACCGGCGAAACAACAAGTTGTATAAATATTTTTAATGTGGGTATTTATGCAGTTACCATTACAAATGCAGCAGGATGTAATTCAAGCTGTAGCAAAACTATTTATTTTCAACCCTTACCTGATTGTGTAATTTCAGGAGACGAATTCATTTGTCAAGCCGGACAAAATATTGAATTATGCACTCCTCCCGGATCGGCATCATACCATTGGAGCAATGGTAAAACAACCAATTGTATTACCATCAATACTGCTGGTACATATTTACTTACCATTACGGATGCAAGTGGATGTACCAGCACTTGCAGCAAAACAGTAAGTCTTAATCCCTTTCCATTTTGTCAGATTAGTGGTTTGGATTTTATTTGTGCAGAAGGGCAAGAAATCCAACTTTGTGTCCCTGCAGGTGCCAGTTCTTATTTATGGAATACGGGCGCGATGACCAATTGTATTATGGTTAGTTGGCCCGGTAAATACGAAGTATCCATCACCAATGCCAATGGATGTGTCAGCAAATGCAGCAAGACAATTATTATTACTCCATTTGCAGATTGTCAAATCCTTGGAAGCAATTCCATATGTTCCGGTCAACCTTCGCAGCTATGTGCGAGTCCTATCGGTCTTAACTATTTATGGAGCACCGGGCAAACCTCAGGATGTATTGAAGTGATTAATGCAGGAACTTATACCCTTACAGTTACAAATACCAACGGATGCACTAGCGTTTGTGAAAAAAATATGTTGAATGCCATTTCACCCGATTGTACCATTACAGGAAATAATGTTATTTGTGAAGGATTTACCACGACATTTTGTGCGCCGGAAGGAGCTGTGAGTTATTTATGGAACAATGGAATGACAAGCCAGTGTATAACCATTAGCACACCTGCGAATTACAAAGTCACGGTAACCAGTGCCAGTGGGTGTAGCAGTATTTGCAGTAAAACAGCCATCTTAAATCCATTGCCAATATGTGACATCAATGGTAAAAATTCAATCTGTCAATCAGGACAAAATATCAAAATTTGCTCTCCGCCTGGAATTGGTACATACATTTGGAATACCGGACAAATATCTAATTGTATCAGTATAGATACCCCCGGAACTTTTACGGTCACAGTAACCAGTGCGCTTGGATGCAGTAGTGTTTGTTCTAAAACAATTTTTCTGGATTCAATTCCAGATTGTACTATTTCTGGTGATGGGTTTATTTGTGAGCTTGGTCAGGCTACAACACTTTGCGCACCAACAGGTGCCAAAGGCTATCTTTGGAGCACAGGCCAAAAAACTAATTGTATCACAGTAAACCTTCCCGGGACTTATATTGTAACCGTAACAAATTTTGAAGGCTGCAGCAGCAGTTGTTCAAAAGTAGTTAGCTTATATTCTTCACCAACCTGCATTATTACAGGAGGCGATATTATTTGTCTGGAAGGACAATCGATTAGTTTGTGTACCCCTTCGGGTGCAATTTCATACCAATGGAATACAGGACAGAACACCAATTGCATTGCTGTGAATTTACCCGGAAGTTATTCGGTTACCATTACCCATCAAAATGGCTGTATCAGCACATGCACAAAATTAGTGAGTTTGAATACTAGTCCAACTTGTACAATAATTGGCGATACATTTATTTGCGATACTTTGAAAAACATTATCTTGTGTACACCAACAGGTGCTCAATCTTATCTATGGAATACAGGCCATTCCACGAATTGTATTTCAATTAACTTGCCAGGAACTTATTCTGTTTCCGTTACCAATATGAATGGGTGTGTAAGTATCTGCTCTAAAAATGTTGTATTTAATCCTTTGCCATACTGTCTCATTACGGGGGACGCATTTATTTGTGGGGAGGGTAAGTCATCTACCTTATGTGTACCAACTGGTGCAACATCGTATTTGTGGAGTAACGGTCAAACTACAAATTGTATTCAGGTGAATACACCTGGAAATTATTCAGTGACCATAACACATGCAAATGGCTGTGTGAGCACTTGTGTTAAGGAAGTTGTTTTAAATCCAACACCTGCTTGTAGTATTTCAGGGGATGAAATTATATGTGGTATAGGCAGATCCGCAGCCCTTTGTGTGCCAGAAGGTGCGGCTGCATATTGGTGGAATACCAATCAAACAGAAAGATGTATAGATGTCAGTTTACCTGGAACCTATTCTATTACCGTCACAAATACAAACGGGTGTATCAGTAAGTGTAGTAAGATTGTTTTACTCGATTCACTTGTTCAGTGCAATATCACCGGAGATGATTTAATTTGTGAAGAAGGAGGATTGACCACTTTGTGTGCTTCTGTAGGTGCAAAATCCTATCATTGGAATACGGGTGATACTACACATTGCCTTTCGGTAAGTTTGCCAGGCCTTTATTCACTCACCACCACCAATTCAAATGGATGCATCAATACTTGCGATAGAACAGTGATTAGGAGTGCAGGTTCCGGATGTATCATTACAGGGAATAATTTTATTTGCAATGGAGAGGCAACATTATTATGTGCCCCATCAAGCTGCGCTGCATATAAATGGAGTAATGGGGATACTACAAGTTGTATTATAGTTCGAAGTTCGGGTTTATATTCAGTGACTATTACCGGTATGAATGGTTGTGTGAGTATATGTAGTTTGAATGTCCTGGATACTTCGGCAAGATCATGCATTATTTCTGGAATTACAACAGTTTGTGAAGGGCAGCCCACACTTTTATGTGCACCTTCCGGATGTTCAGAATATCTATGGAATAACGGAGCAAGAACAGGTTGCATACTTGCTAAAAATCCCGGCATTTATTCTGTAACCATAACGAATAAAAATGGTTGCAGCAGTATCTGTTCGGTTATGGTCACTTTAGAACCGAGTGTCAGCTGTTTGATTTCTGGAAAAACAACAGTTTGTGAAGGTCAACCAACATTATTGTGTGCGCCTCCGGGTTGCGTAGAATATCGTTGGAATACAGGGGCAAGAACCAGCTGTATTATGGCCAGCTTACCTGGAATGTACTCTGTTAGTTTGACCAATGGGAATGGCTGTATCAGTACGTGTTGCGTGTCAGTATCCGAAACACAAGCTTCTACTTGTCTCATCACAGGTAATCAAATTATTTGCCCTGGGCAACCTACACTTTTGTGCGCACCTGATGGATGTGCTCAATATTTGTGGAACACAGGAGATACTACTAATTGCATCATTGCAAGAATCGCTGGAATGTATTCGGTTACAGTTTCCAATGCGAATGGATGTACAACCAGTTGTTGTATGGAAATTACGGAAAGTCAAGCTCCTAATTGTTTGATCACCGGCAATACTAAAATAGAAAATGGAAAATCTACTTTATTATGTGCACCGGCAAATTATGTTTCTTATCTATGGAATACCGGAGATACTTCTGCATGTGTGCTCATCAGACAAGCAGGTAAGTATACGGTAACGGTAACAGGAGACAACGGTTGTTCCAGCAGTTGTTGTGTGGAAATCAATCAAGCACAATCACTCCAATGTTTGATTACAGGAGTAGATAGTATTTGCATGGGGCATTCTAATTTACTTTGTGGACCAACCGGATGTATTTCATATTTATGGAATACCGGAGACACTACCAGTTGCATTTTAATTCAAAATGCGGGAAATTATTCACTATCCGTAAAGTATCCAGATGGAAGTATCAAAATATGCAGTCTTTTAGTCGTTGAAAAGGAAAGTCCACCTTGTCTTATAAGCGGTAACAATTCAATTTGTCAAGGTCAATCTTCAGAGTTATGTGTGATTGAAACCCAAGGTGCTACTTATTTATGGAATACCGGACAAACAACTCGATGCATCATTATAGATAGCGCGGGTACATATTCCGTAACAGTTACCTTGAATGCATGTCAGCGCACATGTAGCTTTAACGTCGGAAAAAGTCAGAATTTGTTGAGTAAAATAACCGGAAACTTATATCCCAAAAAAGGTAAAATTACAACATTGTGTGCTCCTTCGGATCAAAGGTTTTACCTATGGAATACCGGGGCCACAACTTCTTGTATTGAAGCGAGAGCCGGGTATTATTCTGTAGTAGTTACAAATACCAATGGATGTATAAGTACTGGCACCGCTCATGTGAGGCAGACGGCATCAGATATCAATTGGGTTGCCAAAGATCAATCGTTTCTTACTAAAGGGGTGGTGAACATAAATATATACCCTAATCCATTTAAGGATTATACTAATATTGAATTTCATTGTACTTCAACCATTGAAAAGCTAACCATTGAATTATACTCTATTAATGGTAAGAGGATAGCGGTTTTATTCGATCATCAGATATATGAAGGAAATTCTTATTCGGTGGTTCTAAATTCTGAGCATTTGCCGGAAGGAATTTATATATGTAAGGTAATCCATGGAGATGAAATAGTCAATAAAAAGGTATTATTGATTAGATAG
- a CDS encoding T9SS type A sorting domain-containing protein, which produces MKKQCSFMLSLVATMFYCWSQQSIDASGGSVKLANYSFAYSVGEIGSVTLGNKTVGFSTGGVIQPDPLMSTATNDYLSGKTYVYPVPAQNELHFYPVMLDGLRYEIYSMDGVLIFGGRLSNSRLRVHYLPSGVYFMFVYSDSSNQKVRYNFIKG; this is translated from the coding sequence ATGAAAAAACAATGTTCATTCATGTTGTCTTTGGTTGCAACGATGTTCTACTGTTGGTCTCAACAATCTATTGACGCGTCGGGCGGTAGTGTCAAATTGGCCAACTATTCATTCGCGTACTCAGTTGGAGAAATCGGGTCGGTGACTTTGGGAAACAAAACTGTTGGATTTTCAACAGGGGGTGTGATCCAGCCGGACCCATTGATGAGTACCGCGACGAATGATTATCTGTCCGGGAAGACCTACGTATATCCGGTACCTGCGCAAAATGAATTACATTTTTATCCGGTTATGCTTGATGGACTTAGATATGAGATCTACTCTATGGATGGTGTTTTGATTTTCGGAGGCAGGTTGAGTAACAGTAGGTTAAGGGTTCATTATCTGCCGTCGGGAGTTTATTTTATGTTTGTTTATTCTGATTCGAGTAATCAAAAGGTGAGATATAATTTTATCAAAGGGTAG
- a CDS encoding GNAT family N-acetyltransferase, with product MVEFDYDFDFILENDIVLLRPLSKDDFKDLLPFALNEPGLWKYSLIQASGEEGMKNYIEQAIRGRTERKEYAFTVLDKRTNEFAGSTRFYDIQLFHETLQLGYTWYGKKFQGTRLNKNCKYLLLEFAFEHKNFKRVEFRADHNNERSIAAMKSIGCTEEGVLRSNVIKSDGGRRDSIVLSILREEWLGNIKKMLGNKCVG from the coding sequence ATGGTTGAATTTGATTATGACTTTGACTTTATTCTTGAAAATGACATTGTCTTACTTAGACCTTTGTCTAAGGATGATTTTAAAGATCTTTTGCCATTTGCCCTGAATGAACCAGGACTTTGGAAATATTCACTAATCCAGGCTTCAGGTGAAGAAGGAATGAAAAATTATATAGAGCAGGCAATTAGAGGGAGAACCGAAAGAAAAGAATATGCCTTTACTGTTTTGGACAAAAGGACAAATGAATTTGCAGGCTCTACGAGATTCTATGACATACAATTATTCCATGAAACTTTGCAATTAGGCTATACCTGGTACGGAAAAAAATTCCAGGGAACGAGATTAAATAAAAATTGCAAATATTTATTGCTGGAATTTGCGTTTGAGCATAAGAATTTTAAGAGAGTTGAATTTCGAGCAGATCACAATAATGAAAGAAGTATTGCAGCAATGAAATCCATTGGTTGCACCGAGGAAGGAGTCTTACGATCCAATGTGATTAAATCTGATGGTGGCCGTAGGGACAGTATTGTACTTAGTATTCTCAGAGAAGAATGGTTGGGCAATATTAAAAAAATGCTTGGCAATAAATGTGTAGGATGA